The Punica granatum isolate Tunisia-2019 chromosome 4, ASM765513v2, whole genome shotgun sequence sequence TGCTCATCGATCTACTTGATTTTGCTTTCATTTGGGTTTCTTCCAAGTTGGGCTTAAGAGCTTGATGCTTCCACAGGCACTACTTGGTTATTCCCAAGCAGCACATTCCTACTGTCAGAAATCTTCAGAGAAGAGCAGACGACTACTCTTTAGGTGAATGAATTTCCATGGCGATATCATTTTTGCCCGAATAAATCACTTCATGACTTCTAGTTGCATTTTCCTGTCAGTGCATTGTTTTTATTGAAGTTTTTCATTGTTATTGTTTTGTGCAGTTAGTCATATGCTGAATGTGGGCCAAATGCTATTAAATCGCGATGCACCTCAAACAGTATATAGGTATTATTTCATGTTCTCAAGTTGTTTAGTGCCTTCTGTTCGCCATTCAGCTGGGCATAATAAAACAGAAGGGCAGAAACTACTTATATCTCATGTTTTCATAGTCATTTATAGAATTGAGTGACCCTTCTTGGAGACTACCTGAATCGGACTTAGCTGCAATCATGCTAGTTGGCAAAATTGTCCTTGATTGGAAGTCTGGTCTCTGTCACTTCTTTGCTAGATAATATTCTTGTATTTCCAGATTACTTCCTTGACGTTGATATCACAAGATAGTCATTGAAATGGCAGTGGCGAAGAAATCTGTTGCTGGAGCACTTCTATGATGCTACACGCAACTGTTGCGAACATTATGAATGTTAGGCAGCTATAATTTTTAAGTTGTTTAGCTATATCCAGAAGAGTCTGAACGCTGCTCTGGAATGTGGACTTTCAATTTTTGGTTCAGTGAATAGACATAGCAAAGAATGTTACTTTAGACGATCAATTAAGGAAGCTGCATCTATTCATATAACAGTTGTAACGATCCGCAACTATACTTTCCATTTCTTGGATAGATTCTTCATTTGTAATGTCACTAAATGAAGCtctgaaatatattttagggaaaaaaaaaataaaaataaataaagctcTGATGAATGTGGTGCTGTTGGCATGCTTTCTAGTCTCTGTAGTCTGTTCTGGGCGATGAATAAAATTGAAGGAAGAAAACAGCGTGACCCATAATTTTGCTACATAATACTTCTTCGTGCTTTTGTGCATAAATAGTGCAAGCTCAATCCCATTTGACCATTATGATGGTCTTGTTTTCCCCGCGCATTCACCTTGACAGATTTGGCTTTCATCAGCCACCAATGAACAGCGTTAATCATTTGCATCTTCATTGTTTGGCACTGCCATTCATCCCTAGGTAACCTACTTGTTCACAGGCCTctatgttgtttttttttgtcttttgatTTGGTTTTTACTTTTCGCTCTTATTTTTTACCCTACGGTTAAAGGTGTCTGATAAAATAGTTGAAGTGCTTGAACAGATGGAGACAAATAAAATACACACCCCTGGGACCAGTCGGCTTTATTGAAGCAGACAAGTTGCTGAAGAAATTGAAACCCTTGACACCCAACTTGTAAGCTTAATTTCTACTTGTAACAATTGCTATGTCTTACCACTTTATTCTAATCAACTTGTTTAATCATTGCAAGTTTGGCGCAAAAGCTtaccatgtaaaataaaaGTTCACCCTCATCATTTTATAAGCTCGGGTATACAGCATGGACACCTGCTGCGCATGTACttgaagataaaagaaaaaatatatgtgttCATTGAAAGCATTTTGGACACTTAATACACTGCCCTGCATAGTTTTCCTGGTCACTTAGGAGTTGGCTATGGTGATTGTAAAAGCTAGAAATCtatgtgatgttgaattatatTGGCAAGGAAGGATTCAGCAATTCGATGATAGTTGAGGGGGGGATGACATTATGATAGGTGAACTCCCAAAGTCCCCGGCAGAGGAATGAATGACAGTACTCTTAATTGTTGAAGGTACGATTGCTCTGATGAGTTACTGTGAACCCATATCTCAGTGGATGTCCTTCTTGCATTAGAACGTCATTCCTATTGAATGCTTTGGAGTCTGGGATTGCTTCTGAGGTAACTCAGTAAAGTAGAATAGGTTCTGCACTGCAGTAATTGCGGTGCTGAAATAACTTGAGATTAAACTGTCTTGGCAGTTATTGATTAGTTAACTAACCTTGGAGCATAAATGTGTTAAAAGCATCTCTTCGATAGATGGGACAATATGGGTAGCTAAGGCTTCTTATATGCCGCCGGTGGAGAGTCGCAGAGGAGCTAAAGGCTTCTGATGTGGTCTGTATATTCCAATCTGGATAACAGGAGCGGAGCACTAAGTTAAAGTCGGAATTATTGCAGCTTCAGCTAATATTGCTCGGACCCTTCAGCACATTTTAGTCTTTCTTATGATGTGTCCTTTATATTGATCCTGCTGCTTGTGCATGTAGATCTTTTTGAGGGGTAACAACGAAATTCTAGAGGGAACAATAATCACCTCGAGGCTGATCCAGTGGACCCTGCTAGCTGAAAGGAACAAGGTACACGCACAATTTGCTTTCACGATCCCTAGATATATTGTAATGGTCCCAAGGGGCGAGGGACTCGGTGGCCGGTGCTCAGCTAAAATATCTTTCCGAAATCCAAGAGATCACGATAAGTTCTTCTTCCTGATCTGCGTTTGAAGGGGAATAAATCTCTAGGTTCTGTGTCGAATATCTAAGTCCATGCAAGGCCCATATGTCTTACAAGGGCAGAAGAGCGCTAATCAACGGCTTTCGTTCTCATTCATGCATGTGAGCATAAGGCTAGCATGTGCAGATGCCTCAGCTCtcgagaaaatattaaacCTTTGATTTTTATCCTAAAATCAACTAGCAATCTTGAAGAACGTCAAGATTCTGAAGTGAATAAAAGAAGTGGCAAGCCATTACTAAATTCAAGTAGCATAGTACGATACAGTAGCACACGATGTTTGTCaggaattaattttaactttgtttgattttacaatcaatttttaactttatattttcaattcaataatacagttattatttttttctttttcattaatttttaaatattcaatttaatttttaatacgaaatttttttaactattcattaattttttcacaatttgaTAATACAATCATACTTTctcaaaattatttattattttttctacaattcaataatacaattattattttttcttaactattcattattttttttacactttttctcatgaTTCAAgaacacaattattataaatcaattaaaattaaaattcaattctaCTTAAATCTAAAATTAAACATAATCTAAGAGTTTTCGGATATTATTC is a genomic window containing:
- the LOC116206249 gene encoding bifunctional adenosine 5'-phosphosulfate phosphorylase/adenylylsulfatase HINT4 isoform X1; the protein is MAGGSSPCIFCQIASSSTSTTLLHNDEKVVAFQDINPSAFRHYLVIPKQHIPTVRNLQRRADDYSLVSHMLNVGQMLLNRDAPQTVYRFGFHQPPMNSVNHLHLHCLALPFIPRWRQIKYTPLGPVGFIEADKLLKKLKPLTPNLYDCSDELL
- the LOC116206249 gene encoding bifunctional adenosine 5'-phosphosulfate phosphorylase/adenylylsulfatase HINT4 isoform X3, whose amino-acid sequence is MAGGSSPCIFCQIASSSTSTTLLHNDEKVVAFQDINPSAFRHYLVIPKQHIPTVRNLQRRADDYSLVSHMLNVGQMLLNRDAPQTVYRFGFHQPPMNSVNHLHLHCLALPFIPRWRQIKYTPLGPVGFIEADKLLKKLKPLTPNFLAQKLTM
- the LOC116206249 gene encoding bifunctional adenosine 5'-phosphosulfate phosphorylase/adenylylsulfatase HINT4 isoform X4, which gives rise to MAGGSSPCIFCQIASSSTSTTLLHNDEKVVAFQDINPSAFRHYLVIPKQHIPTVRNLQRRADDYSLVSHMLNVGQMLLNRDAPQTVYRFGFHQPPMNSVNHLHLHCLALPFIPRWRQIKYTPLGPVGFIEADKLLKKLKPLTPNLSF
- the LOC116206249 gene encoding bifunctional adenosine 5'-phosphosulfate phosphorylase/adenylylsulfatase HINT4 isoform X2 gives rise to the protein MAGGSSPCIFCQIASSSTSTTLLHNDEKVVAFQDINPSAFRHYLVIPKQHIPTVRNLQRRADDYSLVSHMLNVGQMLLNRDAPQTVYRFGFHQPPMNSVNHLHLHCLALPFIPRWRQIKYTPLGPVGFIEADKLLKKLKPLTPNLIQQFDDS